In a single window of the Schistocerca americana isolate TAMUIC-IGC-003095 chromosome X, iqSchAmer2.1, whole genome shotgun sequence genome:
- the LOC124556387 gene encoding craniofacial development protein 2-like: MLPGQDTPTDAAPVVRKTAIIDRELLHLRIDVAALQETCLSGEGSLRKANYTFFWEGREVGERREGGVGFAVRNSLLSCCKHPKSVSERLTTLILRTMSDPITLISAYAPATKEPPEVKDKFYEDLWKCLENVHESDKLILLGDLNGRIGNTWNNWPDCIGTHGTGNMNENGQTLLEHCNYVSLCVTNTYFRNIAVHKVTWKHPRSGHWHQLDFIITRRCDLSHVLTSRTYHSADCDTDNSLVMTKSLFTPKKIHSAESVCRRVKIYTKTIQDEALYKMFR, translated from the coding sequence ATGTTACCCGGACAGGACACTCCTACGGATGCTGCCCCTGTAGTCAGAAAAACAGCCATAATCGACAGAGAATTGCTGCATCTTCGCATTGATGTGGCTGCATTGCAGGAAACTTGTCTCTCAGGGGAAGGCAGCCTGCGTAAAGCTAATTACACCTTTTTCTGGGAAGGGAGAGAAGTTGGAGAAAGACGTGAGGGTGGAGTTGGCTTTGCAGTGCGAAACAGTCTCCTTAGCTGCTGCAAACATCCAAAATCTGTTTCTGAACGATTAACAACTTTGATATTAAGGACAATGTCAGACCCCATCACATTAATCTCAGCATATGCTCCCGCTACGAAAGAGCCACCTGAAGTCAAAGACAAGTTTTATGAAGATCTGTGGAAATGTCTGGAGAATGTTCATGAATCAGATAAACTTATCTTACTGGGAGACTTGAATGGCAGGATTGGGAATACATGGAATAACTGGCCTGACTGCATTGGCACACACGGCACTGGAAATATGAACGAGAATGGCCAGACACTGTTGGAACATTGCAATTACGTTTCTCTCTGCGTCACTAACACTTACTTTCGGAACATAGCCGTGCACAAAGTAACATGGAAACACCCACGTTCAGGTCATTGGCATCAGCTCGACTTCATCATAACCAGAAGATGTGACCTAAGTCATGTCCTTACCTCCCGCACATATCACAGTGCTGACTGTGATACTGATAACTCTTTAGTTATGACCAAATCACTGTTCACACCAAAGAAGATTCACTCAGCTGAGAGCGTTTGTCGAAGAGTAAAGATCTACACCAAAACCATCCAAGATGAAGCGCTATATAAAATGTTCAGATGA